Proteins from a genomic interval of Arthrobacter sp. CAN_C5:
- a CDS encoding M20 family metallo-hydrolase, with product MNNGAVPETDPSQFKGADAMFLRDFATLSTFGATAGGGVDRQAGSSADGEQRAWFTQLLTDSGFTASFDQIGNQFGLLELEAGKPYVVVGSHLDSQPTAGRYDGAYGVLAAAHAAFRLAAEWKTSGVRHRYNLAVVNWFNEEGARFKPSMMGSSVYTGKMTVDAALATTDPAGITVREALVSTRALGEGVGPESAYCAEIHIEQGRSMERDGIAIGVVDSNWAANKYEFVVHGVQAHTGSTVIADRHDALLGASLLVVAAREIADHFPDGAVHTSVGQLDVYPNSPVVVPSRVNLMLDLRSADEALLQEADRMLHERIEQIERSAQVKIEKIGSHCWPVTPYQTEGVALAEKIAANRGVTHARVKTLAGHDSTNMKDIVPTVMLFVPSVEGISHNEHEYTTDQDIVTGLHVLTDVVRSLCEGELDPQ from the coding sequence ATGAACAACGGCGCCGTACCCGAAACCGACCCCTCCCAGTTCAAGGGGGCGGATGCTATGTTCCTGAGAGACTTCGCGACGCTAAGCACCTTCGGTGCCACCGCGGGGGGAGGGGTGGATCGCCAGGCCGGATCCAGTGCAGACGGGGAACAGCGCGCCTGGTTCACCCAGTTACTGACTGATAGTGGATTCACCGCCAGCTTCGACCAGATCGGCAACCAGTTCGGCTTGCTGGAACTCGAGGCTGGCAAGCCCTACGTCGTCGTTGGCTCACACCTCGATTCCCAGCCGACCGCTGGCCGGTATGACGGTGCTTATGGTGTTCTCGCGGCAGCTCACGCCGCGTTCCGCCTCGCAGCTGAATGGAAGACCAGCGGGGTCCGCCACCGGTACAACCTCGCGGTCGTGAACTGGTTCAACGAGGAGGGAGCCCGCTTCAAGCCGTCGATGATGGGCAGCTCCGTCTACACCGGAAAAATGACTGTCGACGCGGCGCTGGCCACCACTGACCCGGCGGGCATCACCGTCCGGGAGGCGCTGGTATCGACCCGCGCACTTGGTGAAGGTGTCGGGCCGGAGTCAGCCTACTGCGCTGAGATCCACATCGAGCAAGGCCGCAGCATGGAACGTGACGGCATCGCAATTGGGGTCGTCGATTCCAACTGGGCTGCCAACAAGTACGAGTTCGTGGTTCACGGAGTACAGGCCCACACCGGTTCCACCGTCATTGCTGACCGGCATGACGCCCTCCTCGGCGCCTCCCTGCTCGTCGTCGCAGCACGGGAGATCGCCGACCACTTCCCGGACGGTGCCGTCCACACCTCGGTTGGCCAGCTGGACGTCTACCCCAACTCACCCGTCGTCGTACCGTCACGCGTAAATCTCATGCTCGACCTGCGCTCAGCCGACGAGGCGCTCCTTCAGGAAGCAGACCGCATGCTGCACGAACGCATCGAACAGATCGAACGCTCCGCTCAGGTCAAGATCGAGAAGATCGGCTCCCACTGCTGGCCGGTCACGCCCTACCAAACCGAAGGCGTCGCCCTCGCGGAAAAGATCGCCGCCAACCGCGGAGTCACCCACGCCCGGGTGAAGACCCTGGCCGGACACGACTCCACCAACATGAAGGACATCGTTCCGACCGTCATGCTCTTCGTCCCGTCGGTCGAAGGCATCTCCCACAACGAACACGAGTACACCACTGACCAGGACATCGTCACGGGCCTGCACGTCCTGACCGACGTCGTCCGGAGCCTGTGCGAGGGCGAACTCGACCCGCAGTAG
- a CDS encoding HNH endonuclease signature motif containing protein, which produces MVEYWWASQNANYPKVIELGTLWTCPRENGSVDSSRGMIKSLKPGDIVFHHYKSYLRAVSRVTESWVPWVRPEGYPKVYMKEGDDGWLVTVDPIRTDFMLHYERVAELIRIGAEAPLNILGRPQQKYLSALSEEDGLALLTELDLPASGPNTQGLFGRPDEYWGGGETNEMSLGEVRREQSDLRRHLLQGRTVAPCSLCGEARPSRLLIAGHIKPRSKCTEGERKDFRSVAMLVCSLGCDALFGWGYIIVDPTGRVCPGIRAETKEVQAAVDLLVGKSCTVHNEHTAPNFAAHADLTAVHS; this is translated from the coding sequence ATGGTCGAATACTGGTGGGCTAGCCAAAACGCGAATTACCCGAAGGTCATCGAATTGGGGACCCTTTGGACTTGTCCGCGAGAAAATGGAAGCGTCGATAGCAGCCGGGGCATGATCAAATCCCTGAAGCCCGGGGACATTGTCTTTCATCACTACAAAAGCTATCTGCGGGCTGTAAGCCGAGTGACGGAGTCATGGGTACCCTGGGTGCGCCCGGAGGGATACCCCAAGGTCTACATGAAGGAAGGCGACGACGGCTGGCTTGTCACTGTTGACCCGATCCGAACCGACTTCATGCTGCACTACGAGCGTGTTGCTGAGCTTATTCGGATAGGTGCCGAAGCCCCATTGAACATCCTGGGCCGGCCACAGCAGAAATACCTATCCGCGCTTTCGGAAGAAGACGGACTGGCACTATTGACCGAGCTCGATCTACCGGCTTCGGGTCCCAACACTCAGGGTCTCTTCGGTCGTCCGGACGAATACTGGGGCGGTGGGGAAACCAATGAGATGTCCTTGGGTGAAGTACGGCGGGAGCAGTCGGACCTGCGCCGTCATCTGCTACAGGGTCGGACTGTAGCGCCCTGCTCGCTCTGCGGTGAGGCGCGGCCCTCCCGACTGCTGATCGCTGGCCACATCAAGCCGCGCAGCAAATGCACTGAGGGAGAACGTAAGGACTTCCGATCAGTGGCCATGCTCGTCTGCAGCCTGGGCTGCGACGCGCTGTTCGGCTGGGGATACATCATCGTGGATCCTACTGGTCGTGTGTGCCCCGGGATCCGCGCTGAAACCAAGGAGGTCCAAGCGGCAGTTGATCTGCTTGTTGGCAAGTCGTGCACTGTCCACAACGAGCACACGGCACCAAACTTCGCTGCTCACGCGGACCTGACAGCAGTACATTCGTAA
- the istB gene encoding IS21-like element helper ATPase IstB, whose protein sequence is MSPVPVTAPVLPADLEALMRQLKMPYARALAPELIATARAQRWEPAEVIKALFTEEVAGRSRSMLATRRKAAGFPTGKTFGTWDPAASSVPLPTQQALRTLEWIGRKENVVICGPSGTGKTFFLEALGQQAVEAGMRVAWFRLEDLGALMRAHRSDDSVTKVVARILRADLVVVDDIGLLPVGTDAAEGLYRLVDAAYEKRSIAVSSNLHPAGFDELMPKTLATATVDRLLHHAHVCQTTGESIRLSQALAGQGVTPMS, encoded by the coding sequence ATGAGCCCGGTCCCGGTCACCGCGCCCGTCCTGCCGGCGGACCTGGAGGCGCTGATGCGGCAGCTGAAGATGCCCTACGCGCGGGCTCTGGCACCGGAGTTGATCGCGACCGCCCGTGCGCAACGCTGGGAACCGGCCGAGGTCATCAAGGCCCTCTTCACCGAGGAAGTCGCTGGCCGGTCCCGGTCCATGCTCGCCACCAGGCGTAAAGCCGCAGGGTTCCCGACCGGGAAGACCTTCGGCACCTGGGATCCCGCCGCGTCCTCAGTCCCGCTACCGACGCAGCAGGCGCTGCGGACACTGGAATGGATCGGGCGCAAGGAAAACGTTGTCATTTGCGGGCCCTCCGGCACCGGGAAAACGTTCTTCCTTGAAGCCCTCGGGCAGCAGGCCGTCGAGGCCGGCATGCGTGTGGCATGGTTCCGCCTTGAAGACCTCGGCGCGCTGATGCGCGCGCACCGCTCCGACGACAGCGTCACGAAAGTGGTCGCCAGGATCCTGCGCGCGGATTTAGTGGTGGTCGATGACATAGGGCTCCTGCCTGTCGGGACCGATGCCGCCGAGGGCCTCTACCGCCTTGTTGACGCAGCCTATGAGAAACGCTCCATCGCGGTCTCCTCGAATCTGCATCCCGCGGGCTTCGACGAGCTCATGCCCAAAACCCTCGCCACCGCGACGGTCGACCGGCTGCTGCACCACGCACACGTCTGCCAAACCACCGGGGAATCGATCCGCCTCAGCCAAGCCCTGGCCGGACAAGGAGTCACGCCAATGAGCTAA
- a CDS encoding serine/threonine-protein kinase → MNLSKIVPGTTIGDRYEVLGYLGGGAGGSVYEAHDRHLDAVVALKLLIPEEEGTAGPWREAQLLQHLKSRFLLDVLNADVEINSDIRFIVTPVMSGGDLEGIAEPHGLRPSKAADLIQQIASGLDRIHRAGMVHRDVKPSNALVGSDEAVLGDLGFCHNLDAEGTAPPNGTFCTVAPEVLGRNGRCSPATDVYSLAATAFYLLSGEYPVDHRISKQAQMDLIVAGSIRELRTVAPHVSRAVGSVVRKSLNPEPTLRHLTATEFGNSLVGAVHGSRDWYRVRHTGHLHCLLGVRQGSKQEVAVCCTQIGNQLIKVGARMVTSGRRVPNKPDICVSPGELTVTLQQLTASL, encoded by the coding sequence GTGAACCTGTCGAAGATTGTCCCCGGAACAACAATAGGCGACCGCTATGAGGTATTGGGGTACCTCGGTGGCGGGGCTGGAGGTTCTGTCTACGAGGCGCACGACCGACACCTCGATGCTGTGGTCGCGTTGAAGCTGCTCATTCCGGAAGAGGAAGGCACGGCAGGACCCTGGCGAGAAGCCCAACTGCTTCAACACCTCAAGTCGCGGTTCCTACTCGACGTGCTGAACGCCGACGTGGAAATCAACAGCGACATCCGGTTCATCGTCACTCCGGTCATGAGTGGTGGCGATCTCGAAGGAATCGCCGAACCGCACGGGTTGCGGCCGTCAAAGGCAGCTGATCTGATTCAACAGATCGCCTCCGGGCTTGACCGCATCCATCGGGCTGGAATGGTTCATCGGGACGTCAAGCCTAGCAACGCCCTAGTAGGGAGCGACGAGGCAGTTCTGGGTGACTTGGGCTTCTGCCACAACCTCGATGCCGAAGGAACAGCGCCACCAAACGGAACCTTTTGCACGGTTGCCCCCGAGGTACTCGGGCGGAATGGCAGATGCTCGCCAGCCACCGATGTTTACTCCCTTGCAGCGACGGCGTTCTATCTTCTCAGCGGGGAGTACCCGGTGGATCACCGGATTTCGAAGCAAGCACAGATGGATCTGATCGTCGCCGGCTCAATTCGAGAGCTCCGCACCGTAGCCCCGCATGTGTCGCGAGCCGTCGGGTCCGTCGTTCGGAAATCGCTCAACCCAGAACCGACATTGCGCCACCTGACCGCTACAGAATTCGGCAATTCCTTGGTGGGGGCAGTCCACGGCAGCCGGGATTGGTACCGCGTTAGGCATACTGGGCACTTACACTGCCTTTTGGGAGTGAGGCAGGGTTCTAAGCAGGAAGTTGCTGTCTGTTGCACGCAAATCGGCAACCAGCTGATCAAAGTCGGTGCGCGAATGGTGACAAGCGGACGTAGAGTTCCGAACAAGCCGGACATTTGCGTCTCCCCGGGGGAACTAACCGTGACGTTGCAGCAGCTGACAGCGAGCCTCTGA
- the istA gene encoding IS21 family transposase: MKSDGEIMEILAAYDLTGSLRAAAELTGCSHHTVARHVEARDAGQPMAEPVYRGRVTDAFLPKIEEWVEASKGKIRADKAHDKLRALGYEGSERSTRRAVAQVRAAWRLGHVRVHRPWITEPGMWLQYDFGDGPLIEGRKTVLFVAWLAWSRFRIVIALRDRTAPSVFAALDRTFRVLGGAPTYVLTDNEKTVTVSHVAGVPVRNQQTVDFARHYGVTVLTCQPADPASKGGVEASVRVAKADIVPKDTNLRAEYASFAEIEAACQVFMDEVNHREHRATRRKPAVMLAEEAPRLHRIPDTAHTVAFGLSRTVPENTPMVTFENGQYSVPAALLGARVFVRSHGAGPGEQVIIVHHGSAGPVEIARHQRARPGSPAINDAHFPDHRPKIPGDYAVKARSAAEAEFLGIGDGARAWLLEAAAAGTARMNVKMAEAVALAKIAGQADVDQALGTAAVHGRFAHKDLASILTAGGARTTTHAADETRSLTQGTAGWAAIGRPPGAGRGETGLEESA, encoded by the coding sequence TTGAAGTCTGACGGAGAAATCATGGAAATACTTGCTGCTTATGATCTGACCGGGTCGTTGCGCGCTGCCGCGGAGCTTACGGGCTGTTCGCATCACACGGTCGCCCGGCACGTTGAGGCCCGTGACGCGGGCCAGCCAATGGCCGAGCCGGTCTACCGGGGCCGTGTCACTGATGCGTTCCTGCCCAAGATCGAGGAATGGGTTGAGGCCTCCAAGGGCAAGATCCGCGCCGACAAAGCCCACGACAAACTCCGGGCGCTGGGCTATGAGGGTTCGGAACGCTCGACCCGCCGTGCTGTCGCCCAGGTGCGGGCGGCGTGGCGGCTGGGTCATGTCCGGGTGCACCGGCCCTGGATCACCGAGCCGGGGATGTGGCTTCAGTACGATTTCGGCGACGGCCCCCTGATCGAGGGGAGGAAGACCGTGTTGTTCGTGGCATGGCTGGCGTGGTCGCGGTTCAGGATCGTGATCGCTTTGCGGGATCGGACGGCGCCGAGTGTGTTCGCGGCATTGGACCGTACCTTCCGTGTCCTGGGCGGCGCGCCGACCTATGTCCTGACCGATAACGAGAAGACGGTGACGGTGTCCCATGTTGCCGGGGTCCCGGTGCGTAACCAGCAGACCGTGGACTTCGCCCGCCACTACGGTGTGACAGTGTTGACCTGCCAGCCGGCGGATCCTGCCTCCAAGGGCGGCGTGGAGGCATCGGTGAGGGTCGCTAAAGCCGACATCGTCCCCAAAGACACGAATCTGCGGGCCGAATACGCCTCCTTCGCGGAGATCGAAGCGGCGTGCCAAGTGTTCATGGACGAGGTCAACCATCGTGAGCACCGTGCCACCCGCCGCAAACCAGCGGTGATGCTAGCCGAGGAAGCACCCCGGCTGCACCGGATCCCGGACACCGCGCACACGGTCGCGTTCGGGCTCTCCCGGACGGTGCCGGAGAACACGCCGATGGTCACCTTCGAAAACGGCCAGTACTCCGTCCCGGCAGCCCTGCTCGGCGCGCGCGTATTCGTGCGCAGCCACGGCGCCGGACCCGGTGAGCAGGTCATCATCGTCCATCACGGCAGCGCCGGCCCGGTGGAAATCGCCCGGCACCAGCGGGCCCGCCCGGGCAGCCCCGCGATCAACGACGCCCACTTCCCTGATCACCGGCCGAAGATCCCAGGCGATTACGCGGTCAAGGCCCGCAGCGCCGCGGAGGCGGAGTTCCTTGGCATCGGGGACGGCGCCCGCGCGTGGCTGCTCGAAGCCGCCGCGGCGGGCACGGCGCGGATGAACGTGAAGATGGCCGAAGCGGTGGCCTTGGCGAAGATCGCCGGGCAGGCCGACGTCGATCAGGCGTTGGGGACCGCGGCCGTCCATGGCCGCTTCGCGCACAAAGACCTGGCCTCAATCCTGACCGCCGGGGGCGCCCGCACCACGACCCACGCCGCGGACGAAACCCGGTCCTTGACCCAGGGCACGGCCGGGTGGGCGGCCATCGGACGTCCCCCCGGTGCCGGCCGTGGTGAGACCGGACTGGAGGAAAGCGCATGA